The following DNA comes from Chryseobacterium gallinarum.
GCTATCAGTGAAGCATTGAGTTATGATTATAATGGAGATGGGATCTCTGAACTGGTGCTTAAATTCAGGATAAGCCAGCTTTGCAGTAATGGAGATCCGCTTGATCCGGGAATAATTACCAGAACCGTCAGTCAGGATACTCCTGTGGACGAAACGCCCGGAACAATGGGAGAAGATGTGGAACCTCATATAGATGGTACCAATACGGAGTCCGGTGTGCCCCCTGTGGAGGAAGAGCCGGATAATATAGCCCCGGGGCAGACATTAAAGCTGTATACCTCCTATATATTGCTGGATCTTGAGCAGAATCTGGGAATGCCACAGAGTGTCTATCAGTTTAGTGCTACAGTGGGAAATGCTAATAGCCCGATCAAGTTTGCCGACCTGAACGGGGATGGGATCCAGGAAATTATAATGCAGACTAATTCTCAATTTAGCAGTGTTTTCAATATCAAAAGAGACCTTGCTTACAATTACTCTAATGTGAATGTAGGTAATTTTGCAGGGCAGAATTTTGTAGGAACGGTATATACTGCCATGCTATTCGGAGACTTTAATGGAGACTCTAAAATGGATATCCTGGTACCGCAGGCTAACAAATCTTACAACTGGGACCTGTATATTTCAGATGGAAAAAAGTTTAATAAATATTATCTGAATAATTTCATTCTTTATCAAGCCGGAACAGAAACTTTAACATCGGGTGTCCATAATACTTTTTATGAAAGCGGATGTACCTATGGAATGCTGAGAATGTTCCAATACCAGACCAGTGATCTGGATGGTGATGGAAAAACGGAAATCCTGGTTTCCAATGTACTGTTGTACGACCACGAATGGAATGCCCACCGCGACCAGGAATGGACCAATGTAAGTGTTGCTGTTTATTCTGTTAATAAACTGGCAGGAAGCTCTAATAAAAGTATTATTTATAATCCAACACATTCACCGTTCCCTGGGGTAAATATCCCTATGGCTATAAATACGGAGAATACGGTACCGATAGATACCAATAGCGGAATCAGTTTCTTCCGTGCCAAATATTGGCTTAAAGGGTATAATGAAAAGGTTATCCCGTTCAGTACCTTAAGCCTTAACAGGGAGAACCAGCAGATCATCCTTACCGGTAAACCTGTAGATTGTCAGGGAGCAGAATGTGATTATAATTATGTCCTTCATTATAACTATACTTTCCTGCCAACCATTGCGAGAGTAACGCAGATTAAGCAAGGAGAAGTGGTTACCAATATTTTATATAAAGAACTCAATTCAACAACTGATCCTGTTTTTTATAAACCAATTAAAACAGAACCTTATCCGTATATAGAATTAGAGAAAGTTCCGCAGTCTTCTGTTGTTTCTCAGCTGATTCAGGTTAGTCCTACCTCTATCTTATATCAGGATTTCAGATACAGGGGAATGCTTTCCCATTTCCATGGAAGAGGAGTGATTGGATTCAGGCAGTTTGCAAAATCCACCTGGTTTGCCCCTGGTCTTGAAGCTGCTAAATTGTGGATGGGAGCAGAAGTAGATCCTCTTAATGAATCTGTTCCTGTCAAAGAATGGACAATAAGAACCAACGACGAGGCTAAAATCTTCCCGGCTAATCTTTCGGAAACGAATACCGAGCTGCTGGCGCTCAAGAGCACTTCCTATACGACAGATAAAATCTTAAACGGACAGGTTGTGACTTCGGTAGCACCGGATGACAAAGCAAAAATTGTGACCTCCTCGGTTGTAAATCTGTCCAGAACAAAGGATTTCTTAACCAATACGGTTACTGTTAACACTACAGAATATGGAAGTTATTATTTACCGGCCCGGACAATCTCCAATATCAATAACGGATATTCCATTAAAACAGCCGAATTTGATTATTATAACAATCCGGGAGGTGTAAATGCAGATTACTATATAGGCAGAATAAAATCAAAGAACAATATTGTTCAGGCTTATAACGATACCAAATCCGGTAAGGAAGAATTCACTTATGAAAACAACCTGATAAAGACTGCTAAAAACTGGAACAGGGATAATTCAGGATATCTTCAGGAAAGTTATGAATATGATGGTTTTGGGAATGTTACTAAAAAAGTAGTTTCCAATAGCGTGGATTCACAGGTTCAGACTACCCAGAGTGCTTACGATGATAAAGGCCGTTTCATCATTAAGACAATAGATAATCTGGGACTGGAAACCAATATGATCTATAATGACTGGGGGCAGATGACGCAGCAGACTGATCCGTCTGGGAATATTATTTTGAATGTTTATGACAATTGGGGTAAAATCCTTACGATGGCTTCAAGTCTTTCGGGTGCTACCACTTATACTTATGACAAACTGGCGTTGGGGATGGGAATCAGGGTAAAAGAAACTTCTCCTGACGGGAATGAAAAAATGACTTATACCAATGCAATTGGACAAAATTATAAATCAACAGCCAAAGCATTTGGAGTAAGTAAATATGTTACCAAAGATATAGGATATGATGCATTGGGTAGAAAGATTTTCGAAACCCAGCCGTATTTTGAAGGGCAGAGTCCTACCCAGACCAACACCATGTCTTATGATGATAATTTCTTCCCTGCCAAAATTACAGCAATATCCTTCAATGGTAAAGAAAGTATTACCTCTGTTTCCGGATTTACCACAACGGTTAAGGAAGTTAATGGATATGGAAGAACGGTTTCTAAAACAACAGATGCTATTGGAAATGTTGTTTCTTCCACTGATAAAGGAGGTGTGATTCAGTTTAAGTATAACGCTGCCGATGAACAGATTGAAGCAGCTTATGATACCAATAAAGTAATTACAAAATATGATGCCTGGGGAAGACGATCAGAATTTACTGATCCATCTAACGGAACCTACAAATATGAGTATAATGGCTTTGGACAAATTCTGAAGATCACCAGTCCGAAAGGAACCAAACAATATGTTTACAATGCTTTAGGGCAGCTGGTAACACAGACAGAACTGTCTTCCGATGGTGGAGCTTCAACCACCAAAACCATTACTTTTGAATATGATACCAAAGGAAGGCTGGTTTCAAGAGCAGGTTCATCCAATGGAAGAAACTATTCAGTAACAACAACATATGATCCCCAGGGAAGAGTTTCCTCTACTGTAGAAAACAGTAATGGAAAACGTTTTACAAAGAATATTTTCTATAATGATAGATCCAAAGTAAAATCATATGTAAAAACAATCACTTCAGGAACTGTTGTTGTTGAAGCCAATATTATCAATGAATACAATGCATGGAACGGTGAATTGTATCGTTTGAGAGATAAACGTACAGATAAGATTCTGTGGGAATTGCAGGATACAAATGCATCCGGACAGGCTATTTTATCCAAATTAGGAGAGACTACGATTACTAATATGTATGATACCAACGGTTTCCTGTCAAGCACCAACCATTCGTCTGCCGGTCAATCCGGAATACTTCAGGTAGGCTATACTTTTGATGCGATTAAAAATGAGCTGAAAACCAGAACTACGGGAGGTGATTTTAATATTACGGAAACCTTCAGCTATGATGATAACAATCGTCTGATATCCTGGACAAACCCTAAAACAGGACAAAATTCTACCAATGTTTATGATGCAAAGGGAAGGATTATGGAAAATGATCAGGTAGGAACCATCAATTATGAAGATGGCAGCAAAATCTATCAGGCAACCAGCGCAAACCTGAATTCAGCAGGAGTCCAGAATTATAACAATGACCTGATTCAGTATATCAATTATAATGAAAATAATGATCCTACTTATATTAATGGTATTAAAGGAGATGTCTCTTTCCAGTATGGGCTGACTTCTATGCGCCAGGTAGTCAACTATGGAGGAAACTTTAGTCCGAGCCAGGATGGCAGATATAAGAAATTCTATAGTGAAGACGGTAGTTTTGAAGTCATCAGGAGTAACAGCGATAAAAAGGAAAAATATATGATCTATATCGGGGGAAGTCCTTATGAAAGTAATATTGTGCTTATCAAAGGATATAATGAAGCTGTTGGAACATATAAATTTTTACACAAAGATTACTTGGGAAGCATCCTTGCTATAAGCGATGAAGATGGTAAAAGGCTGGAACAGCGACATTTTGATGCGTGGGGGAACCTGACTCATCTGAAAGTGGGAACAGGAGTTGTTACTACAGACAAAAATTCAATCAACGAATATATCCAGAAAGGCTTAATGGTGGTTGAACGTGGGTATACAAGCCACGAATATTTTTCAGAAGTGGGGATTATTCATATGAACGGAAGATTGTATGATCCGTTATTAAGAAGATTCCTGAATGCTGATGAAAATATCCAGGATCCTTACAATACACAGAATTATAACAAATATGGTTATGTATTCAATAATCCTTTGCTGTTCAGTGATCCGAGTGGAGAATATATTTTCGGGATTACAGAGGCTTTTGTAGCGGCTATCGTTATCGGAGCGATGGTAGGTACAGCCAGTTATATTATCAATACGATTATCACCGGACAGAAATTTACGCTGTTAGGTTATTTCAAAGCAGAGTTTTTTGGAGCCCTTTCCGGAGCTGTCACCTATGGTATAGGCAGTATATTTACCACCACGGCCGGGGCGGCAACGCAATTTGCGGCAAGTATCGGTAAAGTGGGATCGGCATTCCTTCAGGCTACAGCACATGGTATTGCGCAGGGAACATTGTCCCTTATGCAGGGAGGAACACACCAGGCTGGTATGATTTCAGGGTTCCTGGGAAGTATGGGAGCTACAATCTTTAAGGAAGTAGCAGGAAGTTTTGCAAAAAGTGCAGAAGGTATGGTTTTGTCAGGAGCCGTAATGGGAGGTATCGGAGCTGAGCTTACAGGAGGAAATTTCTGGCAGGGAGCACTGGTAGGAGGCGTGG
Coding sequences within:
- a CDS encoding RHS repeat-associated core domain-containing protein, whose translation is MRKILLFILSIWAVQIYAQNGKYVGSKLKSGKSASKSGKFSPDAIGKKIPISGQVFDLPVTTNKTEVQFNEFHDTKGNIEVNNGGQLQFTLPIALPPGVKSVAPQVNLLYASGSGNGVAGYGWNIGGITAIARVNKNIEKNNEIIGIQSDYTDLYSFNGQRLILKSGEYGKDGAEYVTEKYSNLRIKSYGAVAGKPWSGPLYWEVNFEDGSQAWFGNIPNNPAATTDLQYNIIKWRDTKGNYISYEYDHAELNNSNITLIKSIKWGGNEVLGKPHFNSIEFNYIDRAQKETAYHQGVLHIQQKILKDVTVKANLAQFKKYVINYIDNGTSYEFVDKITEYNAANEASNPVTFGYASNSTGSEETSSQYNVNNFNTKKYADFNMDGIADYIEFVSAGVINYRSSVYLGVNAISLQYDASKFTANDFKNAVPVTFKKDNYVKNKVGLVIPVPKATSVSYKKDYEFQVYSIDIPNQQLVFEYSKTIDYDSFAPYLDEGGFGCNNPSVPAISEALSYDYNGDGISELVLKFRISQLCSNGDPLDPGIITRTVSQDTPVDETPGTMGEDVEPHIDGTNTESGVPPVEEEPDNIAPGQTLKLYTSYILLDLEQNLGMPQSVYQFSATVGNANSPIKFADLNGDGIQEIIMQTNSQFSSVFNIKRDLAYNYSNVNVGNFAGQNFVGTVYTAMLFGDFNGDSKMDILVPQANKSYNWDLYISDGKKFNKYYLNNFILYQAGTETLTSGVHNTFYESGCTYGMLRMFQYQTSDLDGDGKTEILVSNVLLYDHEWNAHRDQEWTNVSVAVYSVNKLAGSSNKSIIYNPTHSPFPGVNIPMAINTENTVPIDTNSGISFFRAKYWLKGYNEKVIPFSTLSLNRENQQIILTGKPVDCQGAECDYNYVLHYNYTFLPTIARVTQIKQGEVVTNILYKELNSTTDPVFYKPIKTEPYPYIELEKVPQSSVVSQLIQVSPTSILYQDFRYRGMLSHFHGRGVIGFRQFAKSTWFAPGLEAAKLWMGAEVDPLNESVPVKEWTIRTNDEAKIFPANLSETNTELLALKSTSYTTDKILNGQVVTSVAPDDKAKIVTSSVVNLSRTKDFLTNTVTVNTTEYGSYYLPARTISNINNGYSIKTAEFDYYNNPGGVNADYYIGRIKSKNNIVQAYNDTKSGKEEFTYENNLIKTAKNWNRDNSGYLQESYEYDGFGNVTKKVVSNSVDSQVQTTQSAYDDKGRFIIKTIDNLGLETNMIYNDWGQMTQQTDPSGNIILNVYDNWGKILTMASSLSGATTYTYDKLALGMGIRVKETSPDGNEKMTYTNAIGQNYKSTAKAFGVSKYVTKDIGYDALGRKIFETQPYFEGQSPTQTNTMSYDDNFFPAKITAISFNGKESITSVSGFTTTVKEVNGYGRTVSKTTDAIGNVVSSTDKGGVIQFKYNAADEQIEAAYDTNKVITKYDAWGRRSEFTDPSNGTYKYEYNGFGQILKITSPKGTKQYVYNALGQLVTQTELSSDGGASTTKTITFEYDTKGRLVSRAGSSNGRNYSVTTTYDPQGRVSSTVENSNGKRFTKNIFYNDRSKVKSYVKTITSGTVVVEANIINEYNAWNGELYRLRDKRTDKILWELQDTNASGQAILSKLGETTITNMYDTNGFLSSTNHSSAGQSGILQVGYTFDAIKNELKTRTTGGDFNITETFSYDDNNRLISWTNPKTGQNSTNVYDAKGRIMENDQVGTINYEDGSKIYQATSANLNSAGVQNYNNDLIQYINYNENNDPTYINGIKGDVSFQYGLTSMRQVVNYGGNFSPSQDGRYKKFYSEDGSFEVIRSNSDKKEKYMIYIGGSPYESNIVLIKGYNEAVGTYKFLHKDYLGSILAISDEDGKRLEQRHFDAWGNLTHLKVGTGVVTTDKNSINEYIQKGLMVVERGYTSHEYFSEVGIIHMNGRLYDPLLRRFLNADENIQDPYNTQNYNKYGYVFNNPLLFSDPSGEYIFGITEAFVAAIVIGAMVGTASYIINTIITGQKFTLLGYFKAEFFGALSGAVTYGIGSIFTTTAGAATQFAASIGKVGSAFLQATAHGIAQGTLSLMQGGTHQAGMISGFLGSMGATIFKEVAGSFAKSAEGMVLSGAVMGGIGAELTGGNFWQGALVGGVVAGLNHYFHSLGKKSTIRSYLESADIDPDRGATSQDPELLVTKVPEFKRLNIKGGVTIVEEWTRRSVYGSYEGGKVMLNCNADFNKTVLDYAITLFHELNHHFFLTSGIYDKMLNQMLDGKRINWNIINDKYGFNEYQAAFATKNVAEGARYWNEVALNGIQECFLMDNGFSTRSLMRLYNEYVNAYWAGKK